In Rhodamnia argentea isolate NSW1041297 chromosome 4, ASM2092103v1, whole genome shotgun sequence, the following proteins share a genomic window:
- the LOC115756350 gene encoding UDP-glycosyltransferase 91C1-like, producing MGSKSKRSLHIAMFPWLAHGHITPFLELSKFLSLYGHAVSFLSTPNNIARLTRAHPELPPSIRLVSLPMPLVPNLPSSAESTSDLDIDSVPYLKKAYDLLEPALTRFLSGSHVDCVIHDFASHWLPRAAAQLGVSSVFFSTLNATALAFLGPPSELIGGRYNKPEDATSVPEWIPYESTACFRLHEIMRHQRCMDEEVSDFFRFGHTIDSCDFVIVRSCREFESDPLSLLLEIYKKPVIPIGLLTPAIRVDKGDDDEKWKTLKIWLDAKRGNSVLYIALGTEVILSHELTNELAAGIEKSGLPFVWVVRNGSVPAGFEERVSGRGFVWAGWAPQMRILAHEAIGGFLTHCGWNSTIEALSRGQPLVLFSGGSSDQGLMARFPQEKRVGFEVPRDEVDGSFTGDVVAESIRRVVVEPEGEPIRANAWAMKEVFGDMELQNKYLEEFAGILEKGVTKELKMAN from the coding sequence ATGGGCAGCAAGTCCAAGCGAAGCCTCCACATCGCGATGTTCCCGTGGCTCGCTCACGGCCACATCACTCCCTTCCTCGAGCTCTCCAAGTTCCTCTCCCTCTATGGCCACGCCGTCTCCTTCCTCTCCACCCCTAATAACATCGCTCGCCTCACCCGCGCCCACCCCGAACTCCCTCCCTCCATCCGCCTCGTCTCCCTCCCCATGCCGCTGGTCCCCAACCTCCCGAGCTCGGCCGAGTCCACCTCCGACCTGGACATCGACTCGGTCCCCTACCTAAAGAAGGCCTACGACCTGCTCGAGCCGGCACTGACCCGCTTCCTCTCGGGCAGCCACGTTGACTGCGTGATCCACGACTTCGCTAGCCACTGGCTCCCGCGAGCCGCGGCACAGCTCGGGGTCAGCTCGGTGTTCTTCAGCACCCTTAACGCTACCGCGCTCGCATTTCTCGGCCCACCGTCGGAGCTCATCGGCGGCCGGTACAATAAGCCGGAGGATGCGACCAGCGTACCCGAGTGGATACCGTACGAATCCACGGCTTGCTTCAGGCTCCATGAGATAATGAGGCACCAGCGGTGCATGGACGAGGAGGTCTCCGATTTCTTCAGGTTCGGCCACACTATCGACAGCTGCGATTTCGTGATCGTGAGGAGTTGCCGCGAGTTCGAATCGGATCCATTGAGCTTGTTGCTGGAGATTTACAAGAAGCCGGTGATTCCGATCGGGCTGTTGACGCCAGCTATTCGAGTGGACAAAGGAGATGACGATGAGAAATGGAAAACCCTAAAAATTTGGCTCGACGCTAAGCGCGGGAATTCGGTGCTTTATATCGCGCTCGGAACCGAAGTGATTTTGAGCCACGAACTGACGAACGAGTTGGCGGCCGGAATTGAGAAGTCCGGACTACCTTTTGTTTGGGTGGTTAGGAACGGCTCCGTCCCGGCCGGGTTCGAGGAGCGAGTCTCGGGCCGGGGATTCGTCTGGGCTGGCTGGGCCCCGCAGATGCGTATCTTGGCCCATGAGGCGATCGGCGGGTTCCTGACGCACTGTGGCTGGAACTCGACCATCGAGGCGTTAAGCCGCGGGCAGCCGCTGGTGCTGTTCTCCGGGGGGAGCTCGGACCAGGGCCTGATGGCCCGGTTCCCGCAGGAAAAGCGGGTCGGATTCGAAGTGCCTAGGGACGAGGTGGACGGGTCATTCACAGGGGACGTGGTGGCCGAGTCGATCCGGCGGGTCGTGGTGGAGCCTGAGGGGGAGCCGATAAGGGCGAATGCATGGGCCATGAAGGAGGTGTTCGGCGACATGGAGTTACAAAATAAGTACCTGGAGGAATTTGCAGGGATCTTAGAGAAAGGTGTCACTAAGGAGCTGAAGATGGCGAACTAA
- the LOC115756338 gene encoding lycopene epsilon cyclase, chloroplastic-like: MECVTGGARRFAAMAVSPRSRWRARRTRGDHASFRRCKARGVRASGAKSESCVALRGGFADEEDYAKAGGSELCFVQMQQNKAMDNQSRIADKLPPISLGNDPLDLVVIGCGPAGLALAAESAKLGLSVGLIGPDLPFTNNYGVWEDEFKDLGLATCIEHVWKDTIVYLDDSEPILIGRAYGRVSRHLLHEELLDRCVKSGVSFLSSKVENIFEAADGYSLVACEHNVVIPCRLATVASGAASGKLLQYEVGGPRVSLQTAYGLEVEVENHPYDPNLMVFMDYRDYSKQEIPSSEAHSPTFLYAMPMSSTRVFFEETCLASKDAMPFDVLKKKLMLRLETMGVRITKTYEEEWSYIPVGGSLPNTEQKNLAFGAAACMVHPATGYSVVRSLSEAPNYAYAIANVLKAGQVRGTHAYERSNRNISMQAWNTLWPLERKRQRAFFLFGLALLLQLDIEGIRTFFHTFFRLPRWMWQGFLGSTLSSADLVLFAFYMFVIAPNDMRMGLVRHLLSDPTGATMIRTYLTI, encoded by the exons ATGGAGTGTGTCACCGGAGGCGCGCGGCGCTTCGCGGCAATGGCGGTTTCTCCTCGCTCGAGGTGGAGGGCCAGGAGGACGAGGGGGGATCACGCGTCGTTTCGGAGGTGCAAAGCGCGTGGAGTTAGGGCCAGCGGTGCCAAGAGCGAGAGCTGCGTCGCCCTCCGAGGAGGTTTCGCTGACGAGGAGGATTACGCCAAGGCCGGAGGCTCGGAGCTGTGCTTCGTGCAAATGCAGCAGAACAAGGCCATGGATAACCAGTCTAGGATTGCAGATAAG TTACCACCGATCTCACTAGGAAATGATCCGCTGGATTTAGTTGTGATTGGTTGTGGTCCTGCTGGTCTAGCTCTGGCTGCAGAGTCTGCCAAGCTAGGATTGAGTGTTGGACTCATTGGCCCGGATCTTCCTTTTACGAATAACTATGGTGTATGGGAAGATGAATTTAAAG ATCTTGGACTTGCAACATGTATCGAGCATGTCTGGAAGGACACAATAGTATACCTTGATGATAGCGAGCCAATTCTGATTGGTCGTGCATATGGACGAGTTAGTAGACACCTGCTTCATGAGGAGTTGCTAGACAG GTGTGTCAAGTCAGGTGTTTCATTCCTGAGCTCTAAAGTGGAAAATATCTTTGAAGCTGCCGATGGGTATAGTCTTGTTGCTTGTGAGCATAATGTTGTCATCCCATGCCG GCTTGCTACAGTTGCATCTGGAGCAGCTTCAGGGAAACTTTTGCAGTATGAGGTGGGTGGTCCGAGGGTTTCTCTCCAGACAGCTTATGGACTAGAGGTTGAG GTGGAAAATCATCCATATGATCCCAATCTGATGGTTTTTATGGATTATAGAGATTATAGCAAGCAAGAAATTCCCTCTTCTGAAGCTCATTCTCCAACTTTTCTGTATGCCATGCCTATGTCATCCACCAGAGTCTTCTTCGAG GAAACTTGTTTGGCTTCAAAAGATGCTATGCCATTTGATGTACTAAAGAAAAAGCTGATGTTGAGGTTAGAAACAATGGGTGTCAGAATTACAAAAACTTATGAAGAG GAATGGTCTTATATACCGGTTGGCGGATCCTTGCCAAATACAGAACAGAAAAATCTTGCATTTGGTGCTGCTGCCTGCATGGTGCATCCAGCTACAg GCTATTCTGTGGTGAGATCCTTGTCTGAAGCTCCTAATTATGCATATGCAATTGCAAATGTTTTGAAGGCTGGTCAAGTTAGAGGGACTCATGCTTACGAACGAAGCAATAGAAACATCTCCATGCAGG CTTGGAATACCCTATGGCCCCTAGAAAGGAAACGGCAAAGGGCTTTCTTCCTCTTTGGACTGGCTCTTCTCTTGCAGCTGGATATCGAGGGAATCAGGACATTTTTTCATACATTCTTCCGTTTGCCTAGATG GATGTGGCAGGGCTTCCTAGGCTCTACTCTTTCTTCGGCTGATCTTGTACTCTTTGCTTTCTATATGTTTGTCATAGCACCAAATGACATGAGAATGGGCCTTGTCAGGCATCTCCTTTCTGATCCCACGGGAGCAACTATGATAAGAACTTATCTTACAATCTAG